The following are encoded in a window of Cupriavidus oxalaticus genomic DNA:
- a CDS encoding xanthine dehydrogenase family protein molybdopterin-binding subunit, with translation MLTRRAFLLGGAGAAGALVIGWAWLPPRQRLAGDPPPVRDGQFALNGWVKVASDNTVTVVMSKAEMGQGVHTGAAMLLAEEMEADWSQIRVEPSPVDNLYNNIEGVVTNLPFRPDDKGWPRRAAEWFTRKGVREVGMMFTGGSTSIRDLWHPMREAGAAARMMLCAAAAKQWDVKAEECRAQAGKVVHPSGRSATFGELAAAAAREALPRKVELKDPASYRLIGTRAARLDAPAKLHGKASFGIDVVADAMVYASVQMCPTLGGKLQGSPPDDVKTLPGVLDVVPLPPFPGGSGGVAVIASDAWIAMQAAEKVQCKWDEGEAAKLSSDGIRDTLVKALDASGPRVWHEHGDGRAMQQGKPGIQVLYSAPYLAHAALEPVNCTVLVEDGRAVVWAATQMPGLARRCVAKTLKLDTDQVELRQLSIGGAFGRRLEVDFICQAAAIAAKRKGVPVQTIWSRPEDMRHDFYRPASVSRFEAWLDGNRKVIAVRNISASQSVLESTAKRNFGLPDIFVSRLDKSTVEGAFDQAYDWPDVWVGHQSVDLAIPVGYWRSVGHSHHAFFMESFVDELAAAVGKDPLDYRLSLLRDERQRAVLEQAGKMSGWGQPLRKKPGVVKVGRGVALHESFGSVVAQVAEVSVDSAGQVRVDRVFCAIDCGMPVNPTLIEQQVEGGVVFGLSAALWQKITLEAGKVKEDYYTAFPAMRLRDCPDIQVHVMPSTGPPQGVGESTTPPIAPAVANALFQATGERLRDLPLLKTLPPSGACDARPTAQCQR, from the coding sequence ATGTTGACGCGCAGGGCTTTCCTGCTTGGCGGCGCGGGCGCTGCCGGTGCGCTGGTGATCGGATGGGCGTGGCTGCCGCCGCGCCAGCGGCTGGCGGGCGATCCGCCGCCGGTGCGCGACGGGCAGTTCGCGCTGAACGGCTGGGTCAAGGTGGCGTCCGACAACACCGTGACGGTGGTGATGAGCAAGGCCGAGATGGGGCAGGGCGTGCATACCGGCGCGGCCATGCTGCTGGCCGAGGAGATGGAGGCCGACTGGTCGCAGATCCGCGTCGAGCCGTCGCCCGTCGACAACCTGTACAACAACATCGAGGGCGTGGTCACTAACCTGCCGTTCCGGCCCGACGACAAGGGGTGGCCCAGGCGCGCCGCGGAATGGTTCACGCGCAAGGGCGTGCGCGAGGTGGGCATGATGTTCACCGGCGGCTCCACCAGCATCAGGGACCTGTGGCATCCGATGCGCGAGGCCGGCGCCGCCGCCCGCATGATGCTGTGCGCGGCAGCGGCGAAGCAGTGGGACGTCAAGGCCGAAGAATGCCGCGCGCAGGCCGGCAAGGTGGTGCACCCGTCGGGACGCAGCGCCACCTTCGGCGAACTGGCCGCGGCTGCCGCGCGCGAGGCTTTGCCACGCAAGGTGGAACTGAAGGACCCGGCCAGCTACAGGCTCATCGGCACCCGCGCGGCGCGCCTTGATGCCCCTGCCAAGCTCCACGGCAAGGCCAGTTTCGGCATCGACGTGGTGGCGGATGCGATGGTCTACGCCAGCGTGCAGATGTGCCCGACGCTGGGCGGCAAGCTGCAGGGCTCCCCGCCGGACGACGTGAAGACGCTGCCCGGCGTGCTCGACGTCGTCCCGCTGCCTCCGTTCCCGGGCGGCAGCGGCGGGGTGGCGGTGATCGCCAGCGATGCGTGGATCGCCATGCAGGCGGCGGAAAAGGTCCAGTGCAAATGGGACGAAGGAGAAGCGGCGAAGCTGTCGAGCGACGGCATCCGCGACACGCTGGTGAAGGCGCTCGACGCCTCCGGCCCGCGCGTCTGGCACGAGCATGGCGACGGGCGCGCCATGCAGCAGGGCAAGCCCGGCATCCAGGTCTTGTACTCGGCGCCATACCTTGCGCATGCCGCGCTGGAGCCGGTCAACTGCACGGTGCTGGTCGAGGACGGCCGCGCCGTCGTGTGGGCCGCCACGCAGATGCCCGGGCTGGCGCGCCGCTGCGTGGCGAAGACCCTCAAGCTGGACACGGACCAGGTCGAACTGCGCCAGCTATCCATCGGCGGTGCCTTCGGGCGCCGGCTGGAAGTCGATTTCATCTGCCAGGCGGCCGCCATCGCCGCGAAGCGCAAGGGCGTGCCGGTGCAGACGATCTGGTCGCGCCCCGAGGACATGCGGCATGACTTCTACCGTCCGGCCAGCGTGTCGCGCTTTGAGGCGTGGCTGGACGGGAACCGCAAGGTCATCGCCGTGCGCAATATCTCGGCCAGCCAGTCGGTGCTGGAGAGCACCGCGAAACGCAACTTCGGGCTGCCGGACATCTTCGTGTCGCGGCTGGACAAGTCGACGGTGGAAGGGGCGTTCGACCAGGCTTATGACTGGCCGGACGTGTGGGTCGGCCACCAGAGCGTGGATCTTGCCATTCCGGTCGGCTACTGGCGCTCGGTGGGGCACTCGCACCATGCCTTCTTCATGGAGAGCTTTGTCGACGAGCTGGCGGCGGCGGTCGGCAAGGATCCGCTCGACTACCGCTTGAGCCTGCTCAGGGATGAGCGCCAGCGCGCGGTGCTGGAGCAGGCAGGGAAAATGTCGGGCTGGGGCCAGCCCTTGCGCAAGAAGCCCGGCGTGGTGAAGGTGGGGCGCGGGGTGGCTCTGCACGAGTCGTTCGGCAGCGTGGTGGCGCAGGTCGCCGAGGTGTCGGTGGACAGCGCGGGGCAGGTCCGCGTGGATCGCGTCTTCTGCGCCATCGATTGCGGCATGCCGGTCAACCCGACCCTGATCGAGCAGCAGGTAGAGGGCGGCGTCGTGTTCGGGCTGTCGGCAGCGCTGTGGCAGAAGATCACGCTGGAGGCAGGCAAGGTGAAGGAGGACTACTACACCGCGTTTCCGGCCATGCGCCTGCGCGATTGCCCGGACATCCAGGTGCACGTCATGCCTTCGACGGGCCCGCCACAGGGCGTGGGCGAGTCCACCACGCCGCCGATCGCGCCGGCGGTGGCGAACGCCTTGTTCCAGGCGACCGGCGAACGCCTGCGCGACCTGCCGTTGCTGAAGACCCTGCCGCCTTCCGGAGCCTGCGATGCCAGACCAACAGCTCAGTGTCAACGGTAA
- a CDS encoding (2Fe-2S)-binding protein: MPDQQLSVNGKRVDIRSDGCTPLLWVLRCELKLTGTKFGCGVGVCGACAVHVDGKMLLSCQHQASEMAGKRIVTIEGLDGPEASALRAAWLKHEVVQCGYCQSAQLMAASALLRRTRNPKETEIVDQMSCVLCRCGTYTRIRRAIAAAVEMLRG, translated from the coding sequence ATGCCAGACCAACAGCTCAGTGTCAACGGTAAGCGCGTCGACATCCGCTCTGACGGCTGCACGCCGCTGTTGTGGGTGCTGCGCTGCGAGCTGAAGCTGACGGGCACCAAGTTCGGCTGCGGCGTGGGCGTGTGCGGCGCCTGCGCGGTGCATGTCGACGGCAAGATGCTGCTGTCGTGCCAGCACCAGGCGAGCGAGATGGCAGGCAAGCGGATCGTCACCATCGAAGGACTCGACGGCCCCGAGGCGAGCGCCCTGCGGGCGGCCTGGCTCAAGCACGAGGTCGTGCAGTGCGGCTACTGCCAGAGCGCGCAACTGATGGCAGCGAGCGCGCTGCTCAGGCGCACCCGCAATCCGAAGGAAACCGAGATCGTCGACCAGATGAGCTGCGTGCTCTGCCGTTGCGGCACGTATACGCGGATCAGGCGGGCCATTGCGGCAGCCGTGGAGATGTTGAGAGGCTGA
- a CDS encoding preprotein translocase subunit YajC — translation MAVGTFADQRMVQAALTTLNPNPPIPVPADEGGGVWVDYLADTGDGWDASYSMALCVSHAVTLREPGVTLPRAKVLLLGGDQVYPTPAHDGYRTRFVDPFRAAFPAPVESAGPAYDDQPIKLPDAPWMVATPGNHDWYDGLRGFARLFCSGKPVGGWETRQRTGYYALQLPGGWWIWGLDLQLESEIDRPQREYFQKMVTELQPGDLVVLCAPEPSWIDEMERVRRGERRAVPSIETKTPRFRSLSEIEGMLGDRLALVLAGNAHHYAHYVPSAGTAGPHRITCGGGGAFLHGTHQLPDPPRPIVVGAAKQAYALQSVYPEKETSRQLRNRAWQLPARNLSFCALVAILYLLFDWIVQSASLAVAPGPGQRGFVQWLAGLEVTFGNIGAVYGELFRVMAHSPASVVYAAAIVATCAALSTRNVRRGVGLACLVGALHGLLHLALAIALLWLITRFNLHGFGADNPPPILFFLIEAMVLGGAAGGLLFGVWMVLGNALWRLHPEEVFSSQRIADYKCFLRMRFEGGQLTIYPLKLERVCRRWKLGEGVRQVTKVRSTWRVRAQPGASGPRFVPADGEVSPPEAVQMIEEKAVIIRRQGAA, via the coding sequence ATGGCGGTCGGCACCTTTGCCGACCAGCGCATGGTGCAGGCTGCGCTTACCACCCTGAATCCGAATCCGCCGATCCCCGTGCCGGCCGACGAGGGCGGCGGGGTCTGGGTCGACTACCTGGCCGACACCGGCGATGGCTGGGACGCGTCGTATTCCATGGCGCTGTGCGTCAGTCACGCGGTCACGCTGCGCGAGCCGGGCGTGACGCTGCCGCGGGCCAAGGTGCTGCTGCTCGGGGGCGACCAGGTGTATCCGACCCCTGCGCATGATGGCTATCGGACGCGCTTTGTCGACCCGTTTCGCGCGGCGTTTCCTGCGCCGGTCGAGTCGGCGGGCCCTGCATACGACGACCAGCCGATCAAGTTGCCGGATGCGCCGTGGATGGTCGCCACGCCAGGCAATCACGACTGGTACGATGGCCTGCGCGGCTTCGCCCGGCTGTTCTGCAGCGGCAAGCCCGTGGGCGGCTGGGAGACACGCCAGCGCACGGGCTACTATGCCCTGCAGTTGCCCGGCGGCTGGTGGATCTGGGGGCTGGACCTGCAACTGGAATCGGAAATCGACCGGCCGCAGCGCGAATACTTCCAGAAGATGGTCACGGAACTGCAGCCCGGTGACCTTGTCGTGCTCTGCGCGCCCGAGCCGAGCTGGATTGACGAGATGGAGCGCGTGCGCCGCGGGGAGCGGCGGGCCGTGCCGTCGATCGAGACCAAGACGCCGCGCTTCCGCAGCCTGAGCGAAATCGAGGGGATGCTGGGCGACCGGCTCGCGCTGGTGCTGGCCGGCAATGCGCACCACTACGCGCATTACGTGCCGAGCGCGGGCACGGCGGGGCCGCATCGCATCACCTGCGGTGGCGGGGGCGCGTTTCTCCACGGCACGCACCAGTTGCCGGATCCGCCGCGGCCCATCGTCGTGGGCGCGGCTAAACAGGCGTATGCGCTGCAGTCCGTGTATCCGGAGAAGGAGACGTCCCGGCAACTGCGCAATCGCGCGTGGCAACTGCCCGCGCGCAACCTCTCGTTCTGCGCACTGGTGGCCATCCTGTACCTGCTGTTCGACTGGATCGTCCAGAGCGCGAGCCTGGCGGTCGCGCCTGGCCCTGGCCAGCGCGGCTTCGTGCAATGGCTGGCCGGTCTCGAGGTGACATTCGGGAATATCGGCGCGGTGTATGGCGAGCTGTTCCGGGTCATGGCGCATAGCCCGGCTTCGGTGGTGTACGCGGCGGCGATCGTCGCGACCTGTGCTGCGCTGTCGACCAGGAATGTCAGGCGCGGCGTCGGGCTGGCGTGCCTTGTCGGCGCGTTGCACGGGCTGCTGCACCTGGCACTGGCGATCGCCCTGCTATGGCTCATCACGCGTTTCAACCTCCATGGCTTTGGCGCTGACAATCCGCCACCCATCCTGTTTTTCCTCATCGAGGCCATGGTGCTGGGCGGGGCCGCCGGCGGCCTGCTGTTCGGCGTATGGATGGTGCTGGGCAACGCCTTGTGGCGCCTGCACCCGGAGGAGGTGTTCTCGTCCCAGCGCATCGCCGATTACAAGTGCTTCCTGCGGATGCGGTTCGAGGGCGGGCAATTGACGATCTACCCGCTCAAGCTGGAAAGGGTTTGCCGTCGCTGGAAGCTGGGAGAAGGTGTCAGGCAAGTGACGAAGGTCCGCAGCACCTGGCGTGTGCGCGCCCAGCCCGGCGCAAGCGGCCCGCGGTTCGTGCCGGCGGACGGTGAGGTATCGCCGCCGGAGGCGGTGCAGATGATCGAGGAAAAAGCCGTCATCATCCGGCGACAGGGGGCGGCATGA
- a CDS encoding GMC oxidoreductase, which translates to MTRNALAYDVVVIGSGFGGAVSACRLAQAGRKVLVLERGRRWSPANYPRDENDPWLWNQERAHRFSGWADIRTFSDVWVIAGAGVGGGSLIYANVSVEARPEAFQQGWPEDVTYAGLQPHYEEVGRMLDVSAVPDNQLSVRTRLLREGAEACGWGGRFRKLPLAVSFSSDWDPARPDARDDRHSERFLNRHGRWQGTCVHCGNCDVGCQVSARNTLDLNYLAVAEDNGAEIRPLHLVDRLEPLEQGWRICFRKIDPEDQTTSPGEVTAARVILAAGSIGSTELLLRCRDQHRTLPGLSPRLGYGWAHNGDFVTPAWYGNRTISPSHGVTISAAIDLLDHGGPNGQALFVEDGGIPNLAGNFIRRHMKRTRSRKLRAVWKEVGELFDDGDPVERMMPWFGQGVDPGDGRLRLGRTWYAPWRRVLRLDWSYQASVAVIESMIAAHTRLSEATGGDPWVPLTWRRWHNLITPHPLGGCNMGASLADGVVDAWGRVFGYEGLYVMDGAIVPRPLGLNPSRTIAALAERNVTMLLREQG; encoded by the coding sequence ATGACGCGCAATGCGCTGGCTTACGATGTCGTCGTCATCGGCAGCGGCTTCGGCGGCGCGGTCTCGGCCTGCAGGCTCGCGCAGGCCGGCCGCAAGGTGCTGGTGCTCGAGCGCGGCCGGCGCTGGAGCCCGGCAAACTATCCGCGCGACGAGAATGACCCCTGGCTGTGGAACCAGGAGCGCGCACACCGCTTCAGTGGCTGGGCCGATATCCGGACCTTCTCCGATGTCTGGGTCATCGCCGGGGCGGGAGTCGGCGGTGGCTCGCTGATCTACGCCAACGTTTCCGTGGAAGCCAGGCCAGAGGCGTTCCAGCAGGGCTGGCCGGAAGACGTGACCTATGCCGGCCTGCAGCCCCATTACGAGGAAGTCGGGCGCATGCTCGACGTGAGCGCAGTGCCGGATAACCAGCTGAGCGTGCGAACCCGGCTATTGCGCGAGGGGGCGGAAGCCTGCGGCTGGGGCGGGCGATTCCGCAAACTGCCGCTGGCGGTGTCGTTTTCCAGCGACTGGGACCCGGCGCGGCCAGACGCCCGCGATGACCGGCATTCAGAGCGATTCCTGAACCGGCATGGACGGTGGCAGGGCACTTGTGTCCATTGCGGCAACTGCGACGTCGGGTGCCAGGTGTCGGCCAGGAATACGCTGGACCTGAACTACCTGGCGGTGGCCGAAGACAACGGCGCCGAGATCCGTCCCTTGCACCTGGTGGACAGGCTCGAGCCGCTGGAGCAGGGCTGGCGGATATGCTTCCGGAAAATCGACCCCGAAGACCAGACCACGAGCCCCGGTGAAGTCACGGCCGCCCGGGTGATCCTGGCCGCCGGTTCTATCGGCAGCACCGAGCTGCTGCTGCGCTGCAGGGATCAGCATCGCACGCTGCCCGGGCTTTCACCGCGGCTGGGATATGGCTGGGCTCACAACGGCGACTTCGTGACGCCTGCCTGGTATGGCAACAGGACGATCTCTCCTTCTCATGGCGTGACCATCTCTGCCGCAATCGACCTGCTGGACCACGGCGGCCCGAACGGACAGGCGCTCTTCGTGGAGGACGGCGGCATCCCGAACCTCGCAGGCAACTTCATCCGGCGCCACATGAAAAGAACGCGTTCGCGCAAGCTGCGCGCGGTGTGGAAGGAGGTAGGGGAGCTGTTCGACGACGGCGATCCGGTCGAGCGGATGATGCCCTGGTTCGGGCAGGGCGTGGACCCTGGCGATGGCCGGCTGAGGCTGGGCCGCACGTGGTACGCGCCGTGGCGTCGGGTACTGCGGCTCGACTGGTCCTATCAGGCCTCGGTGGCTGTCATCGAGTCCATGATTGCCGCGCACACGCGGCTCTCGGAAGCGACCGGCGGGGATCCGTGGGTGCCGCTCACCTGGCGACGCTGGCACAACCTGATCACGCCGCACCCGCTGGGAGGCTGCAACATGGGGGCATCCCTCGCGGACGGCGTCGTCGATGCGTGGGGCCGGGTATTTGGCTACGAGGGACTGTATGTCATGGACGGTGCGATCGTCCCGCGTCCGCTGGGCCTGAACCCTTCGCGCACGATTGCAGCGCTGGCGGAGCGCAACGTGACCATGCTCTTGCGCGAGCAGGGCTGA
- a CDS encoding alkene reductase: MSSEALFSPARLGAIDVRNRIAMAPLTRSRAGMDGIQTPLAIDYYGQRASAGLIITEATNISRQARGYAYTPGIYTDAHVEAWAPVTEAVHAAGGRIVIQLWHVGRMSHASLQEGGAAPVAPSALQAGGTVFTEAGHLPPSMPRELATEEIAAILEDYRQAARRAKDAGFDGVEVHAANGYLLEQFLRDSTNRRDDRYGGSIENRARFPLEVVEAVADIWGADRVGLRLSPLSTAVGDTPLDSTPMATHGYLARRLGEMGLAYLHVVEGQLHGGNGAGMLDVQALRTAFGGAYIANNGYDRQRALDATASGHADMIAFGKPFIGNPDLVERLRLEAPLHDAPAATYFGGGAEGYTEFARM; this comes from the coding sequence ATGTCTTCCGAAGCCCTTTTCTCCCCTGCCCGCCTGGGTGCTATCGACGTACGCAACCGAATTGCCATGGCGCCGCTCACGCGGTCGCGCGCAGGCATGGACGGTATCCAGACGCCGCTGGCCATCGACTACTACGGGCAGCGTGCTTCCGCGGGGCTGATCATCACCGAAGCGACCAACATCTCTCGTCAGGCCCGTGGCTACGCTTATACGCCCGGCATCTATACCGATGCGCACGTGGAGGCCTGGGCGCCCGTGACAGAGGCAGTCCATGCAGCCGGCGGCCGTATCGTGATCCAGTTGTGGCACGTAGGCCGCATGTCGCACGCCAGCCTGCAGGAGGGTGGCGCTGCGCCCGTAGCGCCTTCCGCGCTCCAGGCTGGCGGCACCGTCTTCACCGAAGCCGGACACCTGCCGCCCTCGATGCCGCGTGAACTCGCCACCGAGGAGATCGCCGCTATCCTGGAAGACTACCGACAGGCCGCACGTCGCGCGAAGGATGCGGGGTTCGATGGCGTAGAAGTGCACGCGGCCAACGGTTATCTGCTGGAGCAATTCCTGCGCGACAGCACAAACCGTCGCGACGACCGCTACGGCGGCTCCATCGAGAACCGCGCCCGCTTTCCGCTGGAAGTTGTTGAAGCCGTTGCGGACATCTGGGGCGCCGATCGCGTGGGACTTCGCCTTTCGCCGCTCTCCACCGCGGTCGGCGACACCCCGCTGGACAGCACGCCAATGGCGACGCATGGCTACCTGGCTCGCCGGCTGGGAGAGATGGGGTTGGCCTACCTGCACGTCGTCGAAGGACAGCTGCACGGTGGTAACGGGGCCGGCATGCTTGACGTGCAAGCGCTGCGCACGGCCTTCGGCGGTGCCTACATTGCCAACAATGGCTATGATCGGCAGCGCGCGCTGGACGCCACCGCTTCGGGTCACGCGGATATGATCGCCTTCGGCAAGCCCTTCATCGGCAATCCCGACCTCGTCGAGCGGTTGCGGCTGGAAGCTCCGCTGCATGACGCTCCGGCCGCCACTTACTTCGGTGGCGGCGCGGAGGGCTACACCGAGTTCGCACGCATGTAA
- a CDS encoding LysR family transcriptional regulator, whose amino-acid sequence MRYDLNLLPVFLALMEERSVTRAAERLGMTQPALSNALARLREMLQDPLFIRERYGMQPTGRAEALAPGIAAAVASLDELVLGQQGFDPTKADRLFTLAPNSYVEFVLVPGIVARLRERAPGIRLRLVPFGADLAETGVTSGATAMVLGRIIDPPGNLVVQPVMEDGLACVLRAGHPQVNKRISTKQYEQLKHVNVLPPGRLRAGLFQALQRHGLRREVAISVTHFLAVPEIVAATDYCATLPGLICRHLARDARLKILAAPVDLGTFPVEMAWHVRYRHDPAHQWLRDLVIEVARETLPGKTA is encoded by the coding sequence ATGCGCTACGACCTGAATCTGTTGCCCGTTTTCCTCGCGCTCATGGAAGAGCGCAGCGTCACCCGTGCCGCCGAGCGGCTGGGGATGACGCAGCCGGCGCTGTCTAATGCGCTGGCCCGACTGCGCGAGATGCTGCAGGACCCGTTGTTCATCCGTGAACGGTACGGCATGCAGCCGACCGGGAGGGCTGAAGCCCTGGCCCCCGGCATCGCCGCCGCCGTCGCCAGCCTGGACGAACTGGTGCTTGGCCAGCAAGGCTTCGATCCGACGAAGGCGGATCGCCTGTTCACACTGGCGCCGAACAGTTACGTCGAGTTCGTGCTGGTGCCAGGTATCGTCGCGCGACTGCGCGAGCGCGCTCCGGGCATCCGGCTGCGACTGGTGCCGTTCGGGGCGGACCTGGCGGAAACGGGCGTGACCTCCGGGGCGACGGCGATGGTGCTGGGCCGCATCATCGACCCGCCCGGCAACCTTGTTGTGCAGCCCGTGATGGAAGACGGCCTGGCCTGCGTATTGCGCGCCGGCCATCCGCAAGTCAACAAGCGAATCTCCACGAAGCAGTATGAGCAACTCAAGCACGTCAATGTGCTGCCTCCCGGCCGCTTGCGTGCTGGCCTGTTCCAGGCGCTCCAGCGCCATGGCCTGCGACGCGAGGTCGCGATTTCGGTGACGCACTTCCTGGCCGTTCCGGAAATCGTCGCCGCGACAGACTACTGCGCGACATTGCCGGGCCTGATCTGTCGCCACCTGGCGCGCGATGCACGGCTGAAGATACTGGCCGCGCCGGTCGACCTGGGCACATTCCCGGTGGAGATGGCGTGGCATGTGCGCTACCGTCACGATCCTGCGCACCAGTGGTTGCGCGACCTCGTCATCGAGGTGGCTCGCGAAACATTGCCCGGCAAGACGGCCTGA
- a CDS encoding FAD-dependent oxidoreductase: protein MNNDPDEARETPSPDFEASADLGEAAIEEDAAIRDHPRFEQMFPVLTDTEVERVRRFGKLHHYPQGNFLYRAGSLCPGVFVILSGKVRIVIRDRLNHRKIIHTYTRHGEFTSDITQLSNKPAIVDAQVLEDVKAVLLRPDELSALVIKEADIGEKIMRALILRRVLAVERGRGAVVVGAPGNARFLELQNFLRRNNYPNIALDAERDAEAIAFLRRLAPLADDFPLVVCPSGAVLRNPDVGQLASCLGLIPEFDPMHVYDVAIIGAGPAGLAAAVYAASDGLSVAVFDCRAPGGQAGTSARIENYLGFPTGITGQELAGRAFVQAQKFGAHIAIPCEVKALYCDKYPRVIELSDGKRILARTAVIATGAEYRRPVLDGLERFEGSGVYYWATPIEARLCRKEPVVLVGGGNSAGQAAVFLSSHAEHVHLFIRGPSLEQTMSRYLVERVRSLPNLTLHTRIELQGLEGDVQLRRVHYRGAGGTEGSMTTHHLFIFIGAEPNTGWLKSCGVALDSKGFVLTGTGADAVQALPLQTSIEGIFAIGDVRSASTKRVAAAVGEGAAVVAQIHSLLAEERSMGHLGPA from the coding sequence ATGAACAACGACCCGGACGAAGCACGCGAGACGCCGTCGCCAGACTTCGAAGCGAGTGCAGACCTCGGCGAGGCGGCCATCGAGGAAGATGCGGCCATACGCGACCATCCTCGTTTCGAGCAGATGTTTCCGGTCCTCACCGATACCGAGGTGGAAAGGGTGCGCCGCTTTGGCAAGCTGCACCACTACCCGCAAGGCAACTTCCTCTATCGCGCGGGCAGCCTCTGCCCCGGAGTGTTCGTCATCCTGTCGGGCAAGGTGCGGATCGTCATCCGCGACCGCCTGAATCACCGCAAGATCATCCACACCTATACGCGGCACGGGGAGTTCACTTCGGATATCACGCAGCTTTCCAACAAGCCTGCGATTGTCGACGCGCAGGTTCTCGAAGACGTCAAGGCCGTGCTGTTGCGGCCCGATGAGCTGAGCGCGCTGGTGATCAAGGAAGCCGATATTGGCGAGAAGATCATGCGCGCCCTGATCCTGAGGCGCGTTCTGGCAGTCGAACGTGGACGCGGGGCCGTCGTTGTCGGCGCACCCGGCAATGCACGATTCCTTGAACTGCAGAATTTCCTGCGTCGTAACAACTATCCCAATATCGCGCTGGACGCGGAGCGGGACGCGGAAGCGATTGCCTTTCTCAGGCGCCTCGCGCCACTGGCCGACGATTTTCCGCTTGTCGTCTGTCCGAGCGGCGCCGTGCTGCGCAATCCCGATGTCGGCCAGCTCGCGTCCTGCCTCGGACTGATCCCCGAATTCGATCCGATGCATGTCTATGACGTGGCGATCATCGGCGCCGGCCCTGCCGGGCTTGCGGCGGCCGTCTATGCGGCATCGGATGGGTTGTCTGTCGCCGTGTTCGACTGCCGCGCACCGGGCGGCCAGGCCGGCACGAGCGCGCGCATCGAGAATTACCTGGGCTTCCCCACCGGCATCACGGGACAGGAACTCGCGGGCCGCGCGTTCGTGCAGGCCCAGAAGTTCGGCGCCCATATCGCGATTCCATGCGAGGTCAAGGCCCTGTACTGCGACAAATACCCGCGCGTCATCGAGCTATCCGATGGCAAGCGCATCCTTGCCCGGACCGCGGTCATTGCCACGGGCGCGGAGTATCGGCGCCCTGTCCTCGACGGACTTGAGCGCTTCGAGGGCTCCGGCGTCTATTACTGGGCGACGCCGATCGAAGCCAGGCTATGCCGCAAGGAGCCTGTGGTGCTGGTCGGCGGGGGCAATTCCGCGGGACAGGCCGCCGTATTCCTTTCATCGCATGCGGAGCATGTGCACCTGTTCATCCGCGGGCCAAGCCTTGAGCAGACGATGTCGCGCTACCTGGTCGAGCGGGTCCGGTCGCTGCCAAACCTGACACTGCATACCCGTATCGAGCTTCAGGGGCTCGAGGGAGACGTGCAGCTCAGGCGCGTGCACTACCGCGGGGCAGGCGGCACGGAGGGCAGCATGACCACGCATCATCTGTTCATATTTATCGGCGCCGAACCCAACACCGGCTGGCTGAAGTCTTGCGGGGTTGCGCTCGACAGCAAGGGTTTCGTATTGACCGGCACCGGCGCCGACGCGGTACAGGCATTGCCGCTGCAGACAAGCATCGAAGGCATCTTTGCGATCGGCGACGTGCGTTCTGCGTCCACCAAGCGCGTCGCCGCCGCCGTGGGAGAAGGTGCGGCCGTGGTGGCACAGATTCATAGCCTGCTGGCCGAAGAGCGGAGCATGGGACACCTCGGGCCAGCCTGA
- a CDS encoding (2Fe-2S)-binding protein, which translates to MEDHTTAPTAGHGTAAPGDDAVTLTRRRFLQSVCASGAGITSVGWAPGAFGQSVPQVPAQAGAAEGYPVTLKVNGTTHRLTVAANAILLDTLRDQLHLTGTKKGCDHGQCGACTLIVNGVTVNACLSVTVMHDGDEITTIEGLARDGRLHPVQQAFWDHDAYQCGYCTAGQMMSAVGILQDKRIPADDAAVREAMSGNICRCGAYKNIVTAVQDARGKMRRNV; encoded by the coding sequence ATGGAAGACCACACCACTGCGCCCACGGCAGGCCATGGCACTGCTGCTCCTGGTGACGACGCCGTCACGCTTACGCGCCGCCGGTTCCTGCAATCCGTCTGCGCCTCCGGCGCGGGGATCACAAGCGTGGGCTGGGCACCTGGCGCATTCGGCCAGTCCGTGCCGCAGGTGCCCGCGCAAGCCGGCGCTGCCGAGGGATATCCCGTCACGCTGAAGGTCAACGGCACCACGCACCGGCTGACGGTAGCCGCCAACGCCATCCTGCTCGACACGCTGCGCGACCAGCTTCACCTGACCGGGACAAAGAAGGGATGCGACCACGGCCAGTGCGGCGCGTGCACGCTGATCGTGAACGGGGTCACGGTCAATGCCTGCCTGTCGGTGACGGTCATGCACGACGGCGACGAGATCACGACCATCGAAGGGCTGGCGCGCGATGGCAGGCTGCACCCGGTGCAGCAGGCGTTCTGGGACCACGACGCCTACCAGTGCGGCTACTGCACGGCGGGGCAGATGATGAGCGCGGTCGGCATCCTGCAGGACAAGCGGATTCCGGCCGACGACGCTGCGGTCCGGGAAGCCATGAGCGGTAACATCTGCCGCTGCGGCGCGTATAAGAACATCGTCACGGCAGTCCAGGACGCGCGCGGCAAGATGCGGAGGAACGTCTGA